Proteins encoded by one window of Cylindrospermum stagnale PCC 7417:
- a CDS encoding carbonic anhydrase, translating to MKYNSIHYLLKNNQTWVADKLALDPNYFEDLSRGQTPPFLYIGCSDSRLPLTNFTRTEPGELFVHRNIANQVSLTDINFLAVLEYAILHLQVEHIIVCGHYDCGGIKAALEGRTIGIIDNWVNPIRELYLQKQDEIDALPTREQRLNRLAEINVLTQVKNLYQTSIMRQVLHEQKAPMVHGWVLDIRTGLIKDLNVSTVEWHLHPCPLLLEFRLKTSVMFPKSA from the coding sequence ATGAAATATAATAGCATTCATTATCTCCTCAAAAACAATCAGACTTGGGTAGCTGACAAGCTGGCTTTAGACCCGAATTACTTTGAAGATTTATCCAGGGGACAAACACCTCCCTTTCTCTACATCGGTTGTTCTGATAGTCGTCTGCCGTTAACAAATTTTACCCGCACTGAACCTGGAGAGTTATTTGTACATCGTAATATTGCTAATCAAGTTTCGCTGACGGATATTAACTTTTTAGCAGTTTTAGAATATGCAATTTTGCATCTACAGGTAGAACATATTATTGTTTGTGGTCACTATGATTGCGGCGGAATTAAGGCGGCTTTAGAAGGGAGGACAATCGGAATTATTGATAATTGGGTGAATCCGATTCGGGAACTTTATTTACAGAAACAAGATGAAATTGATGCTTTGCCAACGAGAGAACAACGTTTGAATCGCTTGGCAGAAATCAATGTTCTGACACAGGTAAAAAATCTTTACCAAACTTCTATCATGCGTCAGGTACTGCATGAGCAAAAAGCGCCGATGGTTCATGGCTGGGTGCTGGATATCCGCACTGGGTTGATCAAAGATTTGAATGTCTCAACTGTGGAATGGCATTTACACCCGTGCCCGTTGCTGCTGGAATTTAGACTAAAAACGAGCGTGATGTTCCCAAAATCTGCTTAG
- a CDS encoding RNA-guided endonuclease InsQ/TnpB family protein → MLLSIKTKLKLTKSQELLMCKHAGIARFTFNWGIATWQDLYKDGLKPDKYLLKKFFNNYVKPEFTWIKEKGICQKITQYAFDHLGEAFKRFFQGLAKYPSFKKKGKNDSFTIDNSGKPIPVGGKSIKLPTIGWVKTYEGLPHTTCKSLTISKTADSWYIALSYEQESKPTLKQHDVVGVDLGVKQLATLSTGVVFPQTKHYQQNLSKLQKLSRSLAKKSKGSSNRLKSKIKLARHHGRIANLRKDTLHKITTYLCKNHAKIVVEDLNVLGMLKNEKLAQVIADCGFYEFKRQLEYKAKKFGCKIFIADRWYPSSKTCSHCGHKKEELSLSQRTYHCENCGFEMDRDLNAAINLSRQAVA, encoded by the coding sequence ATGCTTTTATCCATTAAAACAAAACTCAAACTGACTAAATCCCAAGAACTATTAATGTGTAAACACGCTGGGATAGCTAGGTTTACTTTTAACTGGGGAATAGCCACTTGGCAAGATTTGTACAAAGATGGATTAAAGCCCGACAAGTATCTTCTGAAAAAGTTCTTTAATAACTATGTTAAACCTGAATTCACCTGGATTAAAGAAAAAGGTATTTGTCAGAAAATCACTCAATATGCCTTTGATCACTTGGGTGAAGCCTTCAAGAGGTTTTTCCAAGGGCTAGCTAAATATCCTAGCTTCAAAAAAAAAGGGAAAAATGATAGTTTTACTATTGACAACAGTGGTAAACCAATTCCTGTAGGTGGTAAATCAATAAAATTACCTACTATTGGATGGGTAAAAACCTATGAGGGATTACCACATACTACCTGTAAAAGTCTCACTATTTCTAAAACTGCTGATAGTTGGTATATTGCTTTGAGTTATGAGCAAGAATCTAAACCAACCTTAAAACAGCACGATGTTGTTGGTGTAGACTTAGGAGTAAAACAATTAGCTACTTTAAGCACTGGAGTAGTTTTCCCTCAGACTAAACATTACCAACAAAATCTCTCCAAATTACAAAAATTGTCTCGCTCTCTTGCTAAGAAGTCTAAAGGTTCTAGCAATAGACTTAAAAGCAAAATAAAGTTAGCTAGACATCATGGAAGAATAGCCAACTTGAGAAAAGACACTCTCCACAAAATCACTACCTATTTATGCAAAAACCACGCCAAAATAGTAGTAGAAGATTTAAATGTTTTAGGGATGTTGAAAAATGAGAAATTAGCTCAAGTAATAGCTGACTGCGGATTTTATGAGTTTAAACGTCAGCTAGAATATAAAGCTAAAAAGTTTGGTTGTAAAATCTTTATTGCTGATAGATGGTATCCCTCTAGTAAAACCTGTTCTCATTGTGGACACAAGAAAGAGGAACTTTCTTTATCTCAAAGGACTTATCACTGTGAAAACTGTGGTTTTGAGATGGACAGGGATCTAAATGCAGCAATTAACTTATCGCGTCAGGCTGTGGCGTAA
- a CDS encoding response regulator — MKTLPISRYRFFQKIQPLSLLKKITGKSFTGCLQVFSTSGSWSLYIDEGKLIYACFSEKMFEPLYRNLQRLSQQVSTLPRGIHEQLRAIFETGLDNKAIPNPDYLAICWLVNQKFISSFQAAILIEQLALEVLESFLKLEEGSYEFLTDSFLDDLPKFCHLNLRLLVEQCQGGSKVSPEQYAHLWQENQPLVQTKTEERLPEIKTNKVTEKSYQGIYSQPTDKKTYKILSIVDSPVVLNAIDSYLDDQIFSVIGVTDASKALMEILRIKPDLILLDVAMPNLDGYEVCSLLRKHIYFKKTPVIMVTGKIGLRDRAKAKMVKASGYLPKSFTQGDLLKIIFQHIV; from the coding sequence ATGAAAACACTTCCAATTAGTAGATACCGATTTTTCCAGAAAATACAACCCCTATCTCTGTTAAAAAAAATAACTGGTAAGTCATTTACTGGTTGTTTACAAGTATTTAGCACTTCAGGTTCTTGGTCATTATACATAGATGAAGGTAAGCTGATTTACGCTTGTTTTTCAGAGAAAATGTTTGAGCCGCTTTACAGAAACTTACAGCGGTTGAGTCAGCAGGTTTCTACGCTTCCTAGAGGAATTCACGAACAGTTACGGGCAATATTTGAAACAGGGCTAGATAATAAAGCAATACCAAATCCAGATTATTTGGCTATTTGCTGGTTAGTCAATCAGAAATTTATTAGTTCCTTTCAAGCAGCGATACTAATTGAGCAATTGGCTCTAGAAGTTTTAGAATCATTTCTCAAATTAGAAGAAGGAAGTTATGAATTTCTGACCGATAGCTTTCTAGATGATCTGCCTAAGTTTTGTCATCTGAATTTGCGTTTATTAGTTGAACAGTGTCAAGGGGGTTCAAAAGTTTCTCCTGAGCAATATGCTCATCTTTGGCAGGAAAATCAACCTCTAGTTCAAACAAAAACTGAGGAACGATTACCAGAAATAAAAACTAATAAAGTAACTGAAAAGAGCTATCAGGGAATTTATTCACAACCTACAGACAAAAAAACCTACAAAATTTTAAGTATTGTTGATAGCCCTGTAGTATTAAATGCTATCGACAGTTATTTAGATGATCAAATATTTTCTGTTATTGGTGTCACTGATGCTTCAAAAGCCTTAATGGAAATTCTCCGCATCAAACCCGATTTAATTTTGCTAGATGTAGCAATGCCAAATTTAGATGGCTATGAAGTATGCTCTTTGTTGCGTAAGCATATATATTTTAAAAAGACACCTGTAATCATGGTGACAGGTAAAATCGGGTTGAGAGATAGAGCTAAAGCTAAAATGGTCAAAGCATCTGGCTATTTGCCTAAGTCTTTTACCCAAGGAGATTTACTCAAAATAATCTTTCAACACATCGTTTAA
- a CDS encoding sirohydrochlorin chelatase: MLSTAYLLVSHGSRDPRPEMAMQQLAKLVCEKLPDSKQLVGIAALELSAQPLHEQIRQFAESALASGCSSLKIVPLFLLPGVHVMTDIPAEVALAQQAIGEDMMIDLLPYLGTHPGFGKLLARPLANIKAEAAILLAHGSRRPGSQEQLSATADNLGAVVACWAVPPSLESRVKELVAAGSRQIAILSYFLFAGGITDAIAKSVEELKLQFPGVTFQLTEPLGASPELALLICNLIDT, encoded by the coding sequence ATGTTATCTACAGCATATCTATTGGTATCTCACGGAAGTCGTGATCCGCGCCCAGAAATGGCGATGCAGCAACTGGCAAAGCTGGTGTGTGAGAAATTACCAGATAGTAAACAACTGGTTGGCATAGCTGCTTTGGAATTGAGTGCTCAACCTTTACATGAACAGATTAGACAATTTGCCGAGAGTGCTTTAGCCTCTGGGTGCAGTAGCCTAAAAATTGTCCCGCTGTTTCTGCTGCCGGGAGTACACGTGATGACAGATATACCCGCAGAAGTAGCACTGGCGCAACAGGCTATTGGTGAAGATATGATGATTGACTTGCTACCTTATTTAGGCACTCACCCCGGTTTCGGGAAGTTGCTGGCCCGTCCATTGGCTAATATAAAAGCAGAGGCAGCGATTTTGTTAGCTCACGGCAGCCGTCGTCCTGGTTCCCAAGAGCAATTGTCAGCAACGGCAGATAATCTGGGAGCAGTGGTAGCTTGTTGGGCTGTGCCTCCTAGTTTAGAATCACGAGTGAAAGAGTTGGTAGCTGCTGGCTCTCGGCAAATTGCAATTTTGTCATATTTTTTATTCGCTGGTGGCATAACCGATGCGATCGCTAAATCAGTAGAAGAGCTAAAATTACAATTTCCGGGGGTGACTTTCCAATTGACGGAACCTTTGGGAGCGAGTCCAGAATTAGCTCTGCTGATTTGCAATTTAATAGACACATGA
- a CDS encoding PAS domain S-box protein: protein MKRDRTGKFVSNWDSETKEQVSVTLTATAWRLLEEQAQKLGISRSEVIEHIARSLGNEQHLDSNIHGADAENSWRQLGRVISQDQHPQLIAAQEIERQVTVILESITDAFVAFDRNWYYTYVNQAAVEILHKTPEELIGKHVWNEVFPELVGGMAYQEFHRAIAEQVPVTWEEFGEPVQCWLEVNAYPSAEGVAVYFRDITKRKQAEAERERLLQDLETERTRFKAVLQQMPAGVMIADAASGKLILANEQAKQIVGYGYEQSLELEEYMPITPFDAFRSDGQLYAPNEYPLARSLLRGEVVSNEEMELHQSDGSQMFLHVNSAPILNHQNQIVAAVVVFQNVTERKQALEQLLKNLQQKEEIQQFLIELNDLIRAIQDPKEIMWQVVRATGQHFQVTRCTYGEIDSTQEYVIVDRDYCNGVMSVIGRHHMDSFGSEIIAELKQGKTIVVDDVDIDPRTAGSGAATFDAIETKSLLCVPLVKEGRFVALFVLHHVAPRQWTEDDIAVMERIAQKTWLAVERSRAEAESRESRARLQLALMVGRMGTWDWDIQMNTITWSDGHFAIIGLQPNDCKPSYELWIKSVHPEDLAKTEVALQQAMLNRTEYHHEYRTVWADGSIHWTEARGQFTYNLEGQPTRMIGLVINITERKQAEQEREQLLERERIACAQVEAAQRQLATIFETSPVGIALLNAQQQFIAINQALAEINGLTCEQHLGHSIPELFGQSDPKLVELFDEIYTTGNPFISPSLAVNVPGRNDRQPGHYNVHYLPTTNSNHQVEDVLVYVVDVTDQVRLERAQRFLSEASAVLASSLDYQTTLERVAKLAVPELADWCTVHIVAEDGSIEQITVAHADPAKLEWADKIRHKYPLDPDAARGAAFTLRTGQSDLLVDIPDELVVQAARDPEHLEILRQVGFKSVMTVPLRTQARILGVISFVSAESGRLYDGSNLQLAEELARRASLAIDNAQLYQLAQRDRAKAESANRVKDEFLAVLSHELRSPLNPILGWTQMLRGKRLDAAKVDRALETIERNAKLQAQLIEDLLDVSRILQGKMTLNVAPVKLAATIEAALETVRLAASAKSIQIQTTLNPISGTVLGDMNRLQQVIWNLVSNAVKFTPPGGRVKVQLSQVGIYAQIQVKDTGIGISSEFLPHVFEYFRQEDGTTTRKFGGLGLGLAIARHFTELHGGTVQASSQGENLGTTFTVQLPLKLIEQELSFDHSQLESVAHLTGIQILVVDDDADIRELTAFILTQSGAQVTTAATAAQALDRLNQSVPDLLLCDIGMPEMDGYFLIRQIRKWPDELGGNIKAIALTAYAGEINQQQALAAGFQMHISKPVEPDNLVQAIIKLLHPIG, encoded by the coding sequence ATGAAGCGCGATCGCACAGGTAAGTTTGTTAGTAATTGGGATTCTGAGACTAAAGAACAGGTTAGTGTCACGCTTACCGCTACTGCATGGCGACTACTAGAGGAGCAAGCTCAAAAGCTAGGAATTTCTCGCTCTGAAGTGATTGAACACATTGCCCGCAGCTTGGGAAATGAACAACATCTCGATTCCAATATTCATGGGGCGGATGCTGAAAACTCTTGGCGACAATTGGGCAGAGTTATCAGCCAGGATCAGCATCCCCAACTCATCGCGGCTCAAGAAATTGAACGCCAGGTGACAGTGATCCTTGAAAGTATTACCGATGCTTTTGTTGCCTTTGATCGCAATTGGTACTACACCTATGTGAATCAGGCAGCAGTTGAAATTTTGCACAAAACACCAGAGGAACTGATTGGAAAACACGTTTGGAACGAGGTGTTTCCTGAACTTGTAGGTGGGATGGCCTACCAAGAATTCCATCGAGCAATAGCGGAACAGGTGCCGGTCACTTGGGAAGAATTTGGGGAGCCTGTTCAGTGTTGGTTAGAAGTGAATGCCTATCCGTCTGCCGAGGGTGTGGCGGTTTATTTTCGTGATATCACAAAGCGCAAGCAGGCTGAGGCAGAGCGAGAGCGGTTGCTGCAAGATCTGGAAACTGAACGCACCCGATTTAAAGCGGTTTTGCAACAAATGCCTGCTGGGGTGATGATTGCCGATGCCGCTTCTGGTAAGCTGATTCTGGCCAACGAGCAAGCTAAACAGATTGTGGGGTACGGCTATGAACAGTCGCTTGAGCTTGAGGAGTATATGCCTATTACTCCATTTGACGCCTTTCGCTCCGACGGACAGCTCTATGCCCCTAATGAGTACCCGCTAGCGCGATCGCTCTTGAGGGGTGAAGTGGTTTCTAACGAAGAAATGGAACTACATCAAAGTGATGGCAGCCAGATGTTTCTCCATGTAAATTCTGCACCAATTCTTAATCACCAGAATCAAATTGTTGCAGCCGTTGTCGTCTTCCAAAATGTCACCGAGCGCAAGCAGGCTCTTGAGCAACTACTCAAGAACCTCCAGCAAAAAGAAGAAATTCAGCAATTCCTGATCGAATTGAATGATCTAATTCGTGCCATTCAAGACCCGAAGGAAATTATGTGGCAGGTGGTTCGCGCCACAGGGCAGCATTTCCAAGTCACTCGCTGTACCTACGGTGAAATTGATTCCACCCAGGAATATGTGATCGTCGATCGCGACTATTGCAATGGTGTAATGAGCGTGATCGGTAGACATCACATGGATTCCTTTGGTTCGGAAATTATTGCTGAGTTGAAGCAGGGCAAAACAATCGTTGTGGATGATGTCGATATCGATCCTCGGACTGCCGGCTCTGGAGCAGCTACCTTTGACGCTATTGAGACGAAGTCTCTGCTGTGTGTTCCCTTGGTGAAAGAAGGACGGTTTGTGGCGCTATTTGTGCTGCACCATGTTGCTCCCAGGCAGTGGACAGAAGATGACATCGCAGTCATGGAGCGAATTGCCCAAAAAACCTGGCTAGCCGTGGAGCGATCGCGGGCAGAAGCGGAATCGCGAGAAAGCAGAGCTAGGCTGCAATTGGCGTTGATGGTCGGACGGATGGGAACTTGGGACTGGGATATACAGATGAATACGATCACCTGGTCAGATGGTCACTTCGCCATAATCGGACTTCAACCAAACGATTGCAAACCAAGCTATGAACTCTGGATCAAGAGCGTTCATCCAGAAGACTTAGCAAAAACAGAAGTAGCACTTCAACAAGCCATGCTCAACAGAACAGAGTATCACCACGAATATCGAACAGTTTGGGCAGATGGCTCCATTCATTGGACAGAAGCGAGAGGACAATTTACTTACAATCTAGAGGGACAGCCTACGCGGATGATTGGCCTTGTGATTAACATCACAGAACGCAAGCAGGCTGAACAAGAGCGGGAACAATTGCTAGAACGCGAACGAATTGCCTGTGCTCAAGTAGAAGCAGCACAGCGTCAACTAGCAACCATTTTTGAAACCTCTCCGGTGGGAATTGCCCTGTTAAATGCACAGCAGCAATTTATTGCCATTAATCAAGCACTAGCAGAAATCAACGGACTAACCTGCGAACAACACTTAGGGCATTCCATTCCCGAACTTTTTGGTCAATCTGATCCAAAATTAGTCGAACTCTTTGATGAAATCTACACTACAGGCAATCCTTTTATCTCACCTAGCCTTGCTGTCAACGTTCCCGGACGTAACGATCGCCAACCGGGTCACTACAACGTTCACTATCTGCCAACAACAAACTCAAACCATCAGGTAGAAGACGTTTTAGTGTATGTCGTAGATGTGACGGACCAAGTACGGTTAGAGCGTGCCCAACGCTTTCTTTCAGAAGCGAGTGCAGTCCTGGCCTCTTCTCTCGATTATCAAACCACCCTAGAGCGAGTGGCAAAGCTGGCAGTACCTGAGTTGGCAGATTGGTGTACAGTGCATATTGTTGCAGAAGATGGCTCAATCGAGCAAATTACTGTTGCTCATGCCGACCCTGCTAAACTCGAATGGGCCGACAAAATCAGACATAAATATCCCCTAGACCCGGATGCTGCTCGCGGTGCTGCATTTACACTACGAACTGGGCAATCAGATTTGTTGGTGGATATTCCAGATGAGTTGGTCGTACAAGCAGCCCGTGATCCAGAACATTTAGAAATTTTGCGGCAGGTTGGGTTTAAATCTGTAATGACAGTGCCACTACGAACCCAAGCACGAATTCTCGGAGTTATTTCCTTTGTTTCAGCCGAGTCTGGGCGATTATACGACGGAAGCAATTTGCAACTAGCCGAGGAACTGGCTCGCCGTGCTTCCTTAGCAATCGACAATGCTCAGTTGTATCAGTTAGCTCAACGCGATCGCGCCAAAGCCGAATCTGCTAACCGGGTGAAAGACGAATTTTTGGCCGTACTGTCCCATGAACTGCGATCGCCTCTCAATCCAATTCTCGGCTGGACACAAATGCTCAGAGGTAAGCGGCTAGATGCCGCAAAAGTCGACCGAGCCTTAGAAACAATCGAACGCAATGCCAAGCTGCAAGCGCAATTGATTGAGGACTTATTAGATGTCTCTCGCATCCTACAAGGAAAAATGACGTTAAACGTCGCTCCAGTTAAACTAGCTGCCACGATTGAAGCAGCCTTAGAAACGGTACGACTGGCAGCATCCGCCAAGAGCATTCAAATTCAGACCACACTCAACCCAATTTCCGGAACCGTTTTAGGTGATATGAACCGCCTACAACAGGTTATCTGGAATCTTGTCTCCAATGCCGTCAAGTTCACACCACCTGGAGGGCGAGTCAAGGTACAACTATCACAGGTTGGCATTTATGCTCAGATTCAAGTCAAAGACACTGGAATTGGCATCAGTTCAGAGTTTTTGCCCCATGTGTTTGAATACTTCCGGCAAGAAGATGGCACCACCACCCGAAAATTCGGCGGACTGGGATTAGGATTAGCGATCGCGCGCCATTTTACTGAACTGCATGGAGGAACAGTTCAAGCCAGCAGTCAGGGAGAAAATTTAGGGACAACATTCACCGTCCAACTACCGTTAAAACTGATCGAGCAGGAACTATCTTTTGATCACAGCCAATTAGAAAGTGTGGCCCATTTAACAGGCATTCAGATATTGGTCGTGGATGATGATGCAGATATCCGAGAGTTGACCGCATTCATCCTCACACAATCTGGCGCACAAGTGACGACAGCCGCAACGGCAGCACAGGCATTAGACCGCTTGAATCAGTCTGTCCCTGATTTGCTACTGTGTGACATCGGTATGCCAGAAATGGATGGCTATTTCTTAATTCGGCAAATTAGAAAGTGGCCAGATGAACTGGGAGGAAACATTAAAGCGATCGCCCTCACAGCTTATGCCGGAGAAATAAACCAGCAACAAGCCTTAGCTGCCGGATTTCAGATGCATATTTCCAAGCCTGTTGAACCGGATAATTTAGTGCAGGCAATTATCAAATTACTTCATCCCATCGGGTGA
- the cobA gene encoding uroporphyrinogen-III C-methyltransferase, whose product MNSTDKEGKKLLGKVYLVGAGPGDPGLITLKGKGLLGCADVVVYDALVSPAILAMINPQAEQINAGKRMGRHSLLQEETTQLLIEKVQDHAIVVRLKGGDPFIFGRGGEEMAELVEAGIAVEVVPGITSGIAAAAYAGIPLTHRLYSSSVTFVTGHESAGKYRPKVNWNAIAQGAETIVIYMGIHNLPYIVEQLSLAGLSLDTPIGLVRWGTRPEQEELIGQLGTIVEQVEQTKFSAPAIAVVGPVVNLHGILSGCRPV is encoded by the coding sequence ATGAACTCCACAGACAAGGAGGGGAAAAAGCTTTTGGGTAAGGTTTATTTGGTAGGTGCGGGGCCCGGAGATCCAGGATTGATCACCCTCAAAGGCAAAGGTTTGTTGGGGTGTGCAGATGTCGTTGTCTATGATGCCTTGGTGAGTCCGGCGATTTTGGCAATGATTAATCCCCAAGCAGAGCAAATTAATGCTGGTAAGCGGATGGGGAGACATTCACTGTTGCAGGAAGAAACCACCCAACTGCTGATCGAGAAAGTGCAAGATCATGCCATAGTAGTGCGACTCAAAGGCGGTGATCCGTTTATCTTTGGTCGCGGTGGCGAAGAAATGGCAGAATTAGTAGAAGCGGGAATTGCCGTGGAAGTTGTGCCCGGTATCACATCGGGGATTGCCGCCGCTGCTTATGCAGGTATTCCCTTAACTCATCGACTGTATAGTTCTTCAGTGACATTTGTTACTGGTCACGAGTCGGCAGGTAAATATCGACCGAAAGTAAACTGGAATGCGATCGCCCAAGGTGCCGAAACAATAGTAATTTATATGGGCATTCACAATCTGCCCTACATAGTCGAACAGTTAAGTTTAGCTGGGTTGAGTTTAGACACACCCATTGGTTTAGTGCGTTGGGGTACAAGGCCAGAACAAGAAGAATTAATTGGCCAGTTGGGGACAATTGTTGAGCAAGTAGAGCAAACTAAATTTAGCGCCCCGGCGATCGCAGTAGTCGGGCCAGTGGTTAATCTGCACGGTATTTTGTCTGGCTGTCGTCCAGTTTGA